In Halogeometricum sp. S1BR25-6, a single genomic region encodes these proteins:
- a CDS encoding extracellular solute-binding protein gives MTRETSVSRRRFVKAVGAGSAVAASSVAGCIARAQSDPNTVQIAANTDLKNISGQVEQKLKEVGMPDEISIEIIAGTASTGARQQQYNRWLSANLEQPSLLMMDSGWTIPFIVRDQLANLTEVMPDVAEMVKSNYFQTFRETAANAQGDLHAVPLFPTTGTMLYRKDLVKEAGYSPDQEGWATNPISWQKFSEVTKKTREQSDTRLGFTFQGKAYAGLSCCDFREFTGTWGGSYFGPKKNLFGPVGERPVTVDSDPVVKASRMVRTFIDGDANHALESVTGDIAPRTVLQWEEESSRKPFAAGNAVTHRNWPYAIAISGAEDAFGTDLGVMPIPYGVKQEQAKFDGYGGSVSSLGGWHMALNPNAGQSEAAKEVLRAMTDERFQLFLFETLGYLPPRRSLFESQRAKQVPVMGRYLETLKYTIAHSIPRPVTVAWPPESSKIAQQANASFTDLKAPQRAMNQLAQQIREIENASKRDEESRSQSRIAAGGR, from the coding sequence ATGACCCGCGAGACGAGCGTCAGTCGGCGGCGGTTCGTGAAAGCCGTCGGCGCCGGGAGCGCCGTCGCGGCGTCCAGCGTCGCCGGCTGTATCGCCCGGGCGCAGTCGGACCCGAACACCGTTCAGATCGCGGCCAACACCGACCTGAAGAACATCTCCGGTCAGGTGGAACAGAAGCTCAAAGAGGTCGGGATGCCCGACGAAATCTCGATAGAGATCATCGCCGGGACGGCCTCGACCGGCGCCCGCCAACAGCAGTACAACCGGTGGCTGTCGGCGAACCTCGAACAGCCGTCGCTCCTGATGATGGACAGCGGGTGGACGATTCCGTTCATCGTCCGGGACCAACTGGCGAACCTCACGGAGGTGATGCCCGACGTCGCCGAGATGGTCAAATCGAACTACTTCCAGACGTTCCGGGAGACGGCGGCGAACGCGCAGGGGGACCTGCACGCGGTTCCGCTGTTCCCGACGACGGGGACCATGCTCTACCGGAAGGACCTGGTGAAGGAGGCGGGGTACAGCCCGGACCAGGAGGGCTGGGCGACGAACCCCATCTCCTGGCAGAAGTTCTCGGAGGTGACAAAGAAGACGCGGGAGCAGTCCGACACGAGACTCGGGTTCACCTTCCAGGGCAAGGCCTACGCGGGACTGTCCTGCTGTGACTTCCGCGAGTTCACCGGCACGTGGGGCGGGTCGTACTTCGGCCCGAAGAAGAACCTGTTCGGCCCGGTCGGCGAGCGCCCGGTCACGGTCGACTCCGACCCCGTCGTCAAGGCCTCGCGGATGGTCCGGACGTTCATCGACGGCGACGCGAACCACGCCCTCGAATCGGTGACGGGCGACATCGCCCCGCGGACGGTGCTCCAGTGGGAGGAGGAGTCCTCCCGCAAGCCGTTCGCCGCGGGCAACGCCGTCACGCACCGCAACTGGCCCTACGCCATCGCCATCAGCGGCGCGGAGGACGCGTTCGGAACGGACCTCGGCGTGATGCCCATCCCGTACGGCGTAAAGCAGGAGCAAGCCAAGTTCGACGGCTACGGCGGCTCCGTCTCCTCGCTCGGCGGGTGGCACATGGCGCTGAACCCGAACGCGGGGCAATCGGAGGCCGCGAAGGAGGTGCTCCGGGCGATGACCGACGAGCGGTTCCAACTGTTCCTGTTCGAGACGCTCGGGTACCTCCCGCCGCGCCGGTCGCTGTTCGAATCCCAGCGGGCGAAGCAGGTGCCGGTGATGGGTCGGTATCTGGAGACGCTGAAGTACACCATCGCGCACTCCATCCCGCGACCCGTCACCGTCGCGTGGCCCCCCGAATCGTCGAAGATAGCGCAGCAGGCGAACGCGAGTTTCACCGATCTCAAAGCACCACAACGGGCGATGAACCAGTTAGCACAGCAGATACGCGAGATAGAGAACGCCTCGAAGCGAGACGAAGAGTCACGAAGCCAGTCGCGAATCGCGGCGGGAGGACGGTGA
- a CDS encoding DUF7544 domain-containing protein: MALYALDNVDDALDATRAFLTPVDRTTWVKLALVTLFVGGPGANFGGSQYSAGGNGGGPGTVPPADFGPRAWLLAAGIVGVVVLLALAFSFVGSVMEFVFVESLRNRTVTVRRYWSRRWRQGARLFGFRVVLGLFTLGAVLLFAAPFALSLLGFDAGFVPTGGALLGLLVVLLPVFVVLAVVVSLVDGFTTAFVVPIMLLEDCGVLDGWRRLWPTIPAQWTQYLAYVVAGFFLSLFGGLLVAVVTAVLAFALLVPFGLLFGLGIALLVFVAEPLGIAALVVFGLCYALAVVAAAALAQAPVQTYLRYYALLVLGDVDPALDLIPDQRRAVRAEDGDPVV; this comes from the coding sequence ATGGCTCTGTACGCACTCGACAACGTGGACGACGCGTTGGACGCGACTCGGGCGTTCCTCACGCCCGTTGACCGCACGACGTGGGTCAAACTGGCGCTCGTCACGCTGTTCGTCGGCGGTCCCGGGGCGAACTTCGGCGGGTCCCAGTACTCCGCCGGCGGGAACGGCGGCGGTCCCGGAACGGTTCCGCCCGCCGACTTCGGCCCGCGGGCGTGGCTGCTCGCGGCCGGCATCGTCGGCGTCGTCGTACTCTTGGCGCTCGCGTTCTCCTTCGTGGGGTCGGTGATGGAGTTCGTCTTCGTCGAATCGCTCCGGAACCGGACGGTAACCGTCCGTCGCTACTGGAGCAGGCGGTGGCGGCAGGGCGCCCGTCTCTTCGGGTTCCGGGTGGTGTTAGGGCTGTTCACCCTCGGCGCCGTGCTCCTGTTCGCGGCGCCGTTCGCCCTCTCGCTCTTGGGCTTCGACGCCGGATTCGTTCCGACCGGCGGCGCGCTCTTGGGACTGCTGGTCGTGCTCCTCCCGGTGTTCGTCGTCCTCGCCGTCGTCGTGTCGCTGGTCGACGGGTTCACCACCGCGTTCGTCGTCCCGATAATGCTGCTCGAAGACTGCGGCGTCCTCGACGGCTGGCGGCGTCTCTGGCCGACGATACCGGCGCAGTGGACGCAGTACCTCGCCTACGTCGTCGCCGGGTTCTTCCTCTCGCTCTTCGGCGGCCTCCTCGTCGCCGTCGTCACCGCGGTGCTGGCGTTCGCGCTGCTCGTCCCCTTCGGCCTCCTGTTCGGGCTCGGAATCGCCCTGCTCGTCTTCGTCGCCGAACCGCTCGGAATCGCGGCGCTCGTCGTCTTCGGCCTCTGCTACGCCCTCGCGGTCGTCGCCGCCGCCGCCCTCGCACAGGCGCCCGTCCAGACCTACCTGCGCTACTACGCGCTCCTCGTCCTCGGCGACGTGGACCCCGCCCTCGACCTGATTCCCGACCAGCGACGCGCCGTGCGCGCCGAGGACGGCGACCCCGTCGTCTGA
- a CDS encoding alpha/beta fold hydrolase, translated as MPTIRANAVDTYYERRGDGPTVVFVHASMLDHSVWDEQVEALSTDYATVAYDLRGHGRTGPSAETEYTVDLYVADLRALLGELDIRNPVLCGLSMGGMVALTYAAAYPDDVAGLVLVDAFAPEFRSRGEWFLRRVLLSALVPPVRLFGLERVERANVRLTAWFSPGVDGDYESVERLRGAGPGMATEEFAKVVRSMARPRDPPVDLSAVSAPTLVLYGERDLPFVRLHAARFAAHVPTVEVDEVPGAGHASNLDDPEYVTAAIRGFLEAYADDADR; from the coding sequence ATGCCGACGATTCGCGCGAACGCGGTCGACACCTACTACGAGCGTCGGGGTGACGGTCCGACGGTCGTGTTCGTCCACGCGTCGATGCTCGACCACTCGGTGTGGGACGAACAGGTCGAGGCGCTCTCGACGGACTACGCCACGGTGGCGTACGACCTGCGCGGGCACGGCCGGACGGGGCCGTCCGCGGAGACAGAGTACACGGTGGACCTGTACGTCGCGGACCTGCGCGCCCTCCTCGGCGAACTGGATATTCGAAATCCCGTCCTCTGCGGACTCTCGATGGGCGGGATGGTCGCGCTGACGTACGCGGCGGCGTACCCCGACGACGTGGCCGGACTGGTGCTCGTCGACGCGTTCGCCCCGGAGTTCCGCTCCCGCGGCGAGTGGTTCCTGCGCCGCGTCCTGCTGAGCGCCCTCGTACCGCCGGTTCGGCTCTTCGGTCTCGAACGGGTCGAACGGGCGAACGTCCGCCTGACCGCGTGGTTCTCCCCGGGTGTGGACGGCGACTACGAAAGCGTGGAACGCCTCCGAGGGGCGGGTCCGGGGATGGCAACCGAGGAGTTCGCGAAAGTGGTCCGGTCGATGGCACGACCCCGCGACCCGCCGGTCGACCTCTCGGCGGTGTCGGCGCCGACGCTCGTCCTCTACGGCGAACGCGACCTCCCGTTCGTCAGACTCCACGCCGCGCGCTTCGCCGCGCACGTCCCGACCGTCGAGGTAGACGAGGTGCCCGGCGCCGGCCACGCCTCGAACCTCGACGACCCCGAGTACGTCACCGCCGCGATTCGAGGGTTCCTCGAAGCGTACGCCGACGACGCGGACCGGTGA
- a CDS encoding SDR family oxidoreductase, giving the protein MSADLKPLDEQVVVLTGATSGIGLTTARMAAERGARLVLAARSEDVLRELVDEIASEGGEATYVVADVRDRDDVREIADRAEEAYGGFDTWVNAAGVSAYGKLRDVPVEDMRGLFETNVWGLLYGSLEAADRLENHGGAIINLGSIVSERALGLQGAYSASKHAVKAFTDTLRMELADDGAPISVTLVKPSAIDTPYPEHAKNHMDEEASLPPPLYAPEAVAEAILHAAEHSQRDVTVGFGGKAMTVLGRVAPGVMDTLMEKVVFPLQRNDRPPRPQGENGIDEASGELEQRGDYDGHVSDTSLYTAVRQRRPKTGALLAGIGLLAAYLYARRAVGDER; this is encoded by the coding sequence ATGAGCGCGGACCTGAAACCCCTCGACGAACAGGTCGTCGTCCTCACCGGCGCGACGTCCGGCATCGGGTTGACGACGGCTCGAATGGCGGCGGAGCGCGGCGCCCGTCTGGTCCTCGCCGCGCGGAGCGAGGACGTCCTGCGGGAACTGGTCGACGAGATAGCGAGCGAGGGCGGCGAGGCGACGTACGTCGTCGCCGACGTCCGCGACAGGGACGACGTCCGCGAGATAGCCGACCGCGCCGAGGAGGCGTACGGCGGATTCGACACGTGGGTGAACGCCGCCGGCGTCTCGGCCTACGGCAAACTGCGCGACGTGCCCGTCGAGGACATGCGGGGACTGTTCGAGACGAACGTCTGGGGCCTGCTGTACGGGTCGCTCGAAGCGGCGGACCGCCTGGAGAATCACGGCGGCGCGATAATCAACCTCGGGAGCATCGTCTCCGAGCGCGCGCTGGGACTGCAGGGCGCCTATTCGGCGTCGAAGCACGCCGTGAAGGCGTTCACCGACACGCTGCGCATGGAACTCGCGGACGACGGCGCGCCGATATCGGTGACGCTCGTGAAACCGAGCGCGATAGACACGCCGTACCCCGAACACGCGAAGAACCACATGGACGAGGAGGCGAGCCTTCCGCCGCCGCTGTACGCCCCCGAGGCGGTCGCGGAGGCGATTCTGCACGCCGCCGAGCACTCCCAACGCGACGTGACCGTCGGCTTCGGCGGGAAGGCGATGACGGTCCTCGGGCGCGTCGCTCCCGGCGTAATGGACACGCTGATGGAGAAGGTGGTCTTCCCCCTCCAGCGGAACGACCGACCCCCGCGTCCGCAGGGGGAGAACGGCATCGACGAAGCGTCGGGCGAGTTGGAACAGCGAGGCGACTACGACGGCCACGTCAGCGACACCAGCCTGTACACCGCGGTTCGCCAGCGCCGACCGAAGACCGGCGCCCTCCTCGCGGGTATCGGACTCCTGGCGGCGTACCTCTACGCGCGCCGCGCGGTCGGGGACGAGCGCTGA
- a CDS encoding haloacid dehalogenase type II translates to MSFDSDAVEAVAFDSYGTVVDVTAVEGPLSEYTDRAEEVSKLWRERSLQYAMVGNAIEEYDSFYAMNRHAFRYALDEVGVDLSEDDREDVLSTYHELPVFDDVREGMERLDDAGYDLYIVSNGSEDMLDSMVDHGNLGEYLTDTVSADEVERFKPEADLYRHAAERIGVPTENVAFTAAGWWDVPGAIHAGMQGVWINRQDTLWGPYETDPDLTIETFGDLADELGV, encoded by the coding sequence ATGTCGTTCGATTCCGACGCGGTGGAGGCGGTCGCGTTCGACTCGTACGGAACGGTCGTCGACGTCACGGCGGTCGAGGGACCGCTGTCCGAGTACACTGACCGCGCCGAGGAGGTATCGAAGCTCTGGCGGGAGCGCTCGCTGCAGTACGCGATGGTGGGCAACGCCATCGAGGAGTACGACTCCTTCTACGCCATGAATCGACACGCGTTCCGGTACGCCCTCGACGAGGTGGGCGTCGACCTCTCGGAAGACGACCGCGAGGACGTGCTCTCGACGTACCACGAACTGCCGGTGTTCGACGACGTGCGCGAGGGTATGGAGCGGTTGGACGACGCGGGCTACGACCTCTACATCGTCTCGAACGGCAGCGAGGACATGCTCGACTCGATGGTCGACCACGGGAACCTCGGGGAGTACCTCACCGACACGGTCAGCGCCGACGAGGTGGAGCGGTTCAAACCCGAGGCCGACCTGTACCGCCACGCCGCCGAGCGAATCGGCGTGCCGACGGAGAACGTCGCGTTCACGGCCGCGGGGTGGTGGGACGTGCCGGGTGCCATCCACGCCGGCATGCAGGGCGTCTGGATCAACCGGCAGGACACGCTCTGGGGGCCGTACGAGACCGACCCCGACCTGACCATCGAGACGTTCGGCGACCTCGCGGACGAACTCGGCGTCTGA
- a CDS encoding hemolysin family protein codes for MTAFEMFIRLTAGLLLILANGFFVAIEFALTRARQYSESEFMEPGLERAWEMTQKLEIYLTSCQIGITFSSIAVGIVAEPALTAIFEPLFGGTVLASIGAGAILAFLIVNLVHLTHGEQTPTYLGVERSKLVCQYCATPLYWWTRAIWPVIQFGDGLAKWTLSLFGVEMTGAWLETEEDVMQGRAGLYKRFGSTLDAGNVSAERRQEVMNALAVGDIPIEGIMVPREEIVALSTENTPEENLALVEEHSHSRYPLVGEDVDDFRGIVYLPAITNNFEDLMSGDIDIEDLAESPMTLPAKEGVSDAVDRFQTENQELALVSEDGEIVGLLTSTDAFEEVMGDLEDPIDERARRARRGAGPTGT; via the coding sequence ATGACTGCGTTCGAGATGTTCATCAGGCTCACCGCCGGTCTGTTGCTCATTCTCGCCAACGGGTTCTTCGTCGCCATCGAGTTCGCGCTGACCCGCGCCCGACAGTACTCCGAATCGGAGTTCATGGAACCCGGTCTCGAACGCGCCTGGGAGATGACGCAGAAATTGGAGATCTACCTGACCAGCTGTCAGATAGGAATCACGTTCTCGAGCATCGCGGTCGGTATCGTCGCCGAACCCGCGCTCACGGCCATCTTCGAGCCGCTGTTCGGCGGGACGGTTCTCGCGTCTATCGGCGCGGGGGCCATCCTCGCGTTCCTCATCGTCAACCTCGTTCATCTCACCCACGGCGAGCAGACCCCTACCTACCTCGGCGTCGAGCGATCGAAACTGGTCTGTCAGTACTGCGCGACGCCGCTGTACTGGTGGACGCGGGCCATCTGGCCGGTCATCCAGTTCGGAGACGGGTTGGCGAAGTGGACGCTTTCGCTGTTCGGCGTCGAGATGACCGGCGCGTGGCTCGAAACCGAGGAGGACGTCATGCAGGGACGTGCGGGTCTCTACAAGCGCTTCGGCTCGACTCTCGACGCCGGAAACGTTTCCGCAGAACGCCGGCAGGAGGTGATGAACGCGCTGGCCGTCGGCGACATCCCGATAGAGGGGATCATGGTGCCGCGCGAGGAGATCGTCGCCCTCTCGACCGAGAACACCCCCGAGGAGAACCTCGCGCTCGTCGAGGAACACTCTCACTCTCGCTACCCGCTGGTCGGCGAGGACGTGGACGACTTCCGCGGCATCGTCTATCTCCCGGCGATCACGAACAATTTCGAGGACCTCATGAGCGGCGACATCGATATCGAAGACCTCGCCGAGTCGCCGATGACGCTCCCGGCCAAGGAGGGGGTCAGCGACGCCGTCGACCGCTTCCAGACGGAAAACCAGGAACTCGCGCTCGTCTCCGAGGACGGCGAAATCGTCGGTCTCCTAACCTCGACGGACGCCTTCGAGGAGGTCATGGGCGACCTCGAAGACCCGATAGATGAGCGAGCCAGACGCGCGCGCCGCGGAGCGGGGCCCACTGGGACCTGA
- a CDS encoding hemolysin family protein gives MQAPEILLRLVAGAALILANGFFVTIEFALTRVRQYPESEFMEAGLERAWKMTEDLEIYLTGCQVGITACSIALGIVAEPALAAMFEPVFGGTGLASIGASVILAYIIVSLVHKIYGEQAPTYLGVERSKQVCRYCATPLYWFTWVIRPILRFGDWVAKWTLSLFGIEMTGAWLESEGEEIEGRTDLHRELGSILDDSEIPEERRQEVMNALAVEEIPIRDSMVPREEIAALSTENTPEENLAVIEEHPYLRFPLVGEDVDDFRGIVYLAAITNQFEAFKNGDIDIEDLAESPMTLPADEEISDAIDRFQTEDQELALVTEEGRVVGLLTSTDAFEEVMGGLEDPIDVYQRERRGNDASGLDSRSDPA, from the coding sequence ATGCAAGCACCCGAAATACTCCTGCGTCTCGTCGCGGGTGCCGCGTTGATTCTCGCCAACGGGTTCTTCGTCACCATCGAGTTCGCGCTGACTCGCGTCCGGCAGTATCCCGAATCGGAGTTCATGGAGGCCGGTCTCGAACGCGCCTGGAAGATGACCGAGGACCTCGAAATCTATCTCACCGGGTGTCAGGTCGGTATCACCGCCTGCAGCATCGCGCTGGGTATCGTCGCCGAACCCGCGCTCGCGGCGATGTTCGAACCGGTATTCGGCGGAACGGGTCTCGCGTCCATCGGTGCGAGCGTGATCTTGGCGTACATCATCGTGAGCCTCGTACACAAGATCTACGGCGAACAGGCCCCCACCTACCTCGGCGTCGAGCGCTCGAAACAGGTCTGTCGGTACTGTGCGACGCCGCTGTACTGGTTCACGTGGGTCATTCGACCGATTCTCCGCTTCGGTGACTGGGTGGCGAAGTGGACGCTCTCGCTGTTCGGCATCGAGATGACCGGCGCGTGGCTCGAATCCGAAGGCGAGGAAATCGAGGGGCGGACGGACCTCCACCGAGAGCTCGGTTCGATACTCGACGACAGCGAGATTCCCGAAGAGCGTCGTCAGGAGGTGATGAACGCGTTGGCGGTCGAGGAAATACCCATCCGTGACAGCATGGTGCCGCGCGAGGAAATCGCCGCGCTCTCGACCGAGAACACCCCCGAGGAGAACCTCGCGGTCATCGAGGAGCACCCGTATCTCCGCTTTCCGCTGGTCGGCGAGGACGTGGACGACTTCCGAGGGATCGTCTACCTCGCGGCGATCACGAACCAGTTCGAGGCGTTCAAAAACGGCGATATCGACATCGAAGACCTCGCCGAGTCGCCGATGACACTGCCGGCCGACGAGGAAATCAGCGACGCCATCGACCGCTTCCAGACGGAAGACCAAGAGCTCGCACTCGTCACCGAGGAGGGGCGGGTCGTCGGCCTGCTCACCTCGACGGACGCCTTCGAGGAAGTGATGGGCGGACTCGAAGACCCCATCGACGTCTACCAGCGCGAACGACGCGGGAACGACGCATCGGGACTAGACTCTCGAAGCGACCCGGCTTGA
- a CDS encoding universal stress protein, protein MSASGVGDIADDLTEALDQEAEEALSQAEQVADEAGVSYERAVLEGFAEDAISQYSADNGVDLIVIGESDDSTFAEQLFGSTTEDVLESVTTSVLVARE, encoded by the coding sequence ATGTCCGCATCAGGCGTCGGCGACATCGCGGACGACCTCACCGAAGCGCTCGACCAAGAAGCCGAAGAAGCGCTCAGTCAAGCCGAGCAGGTGGCCGACGAAGCCGGAGTCTCGTACGAACGAGCCGTTCTCGAAGGATTTGCGGAGGACGCAATATCTCAGTACAGCGCCGACAACGGGGTCGACCTCATTGTGATCGGAGAGAGCGATGACTCGACGTTCGCGGAACAACTCTTCGGGAGCACGACGGAGGACGTCCTCGAATCGGTGACGACCTCGGTTTTAGTTGCTCGGGAATGA
- a CDS encoding chorismate mutase, which produces MTRDTETDTPKNDQLTKRADDMTLDELRGEIADIDHEIVELIARRTYVADTVAQVKDERDLPTTDEGQEDVVMDRAGENAERFDVDSNLVKAIFRLLIELNKVEQRENR; this is translated from the coding sequence ATGACACGAGACACAGAGACCGACACGCCGAAGAACGACCAGCTAACGAAACGAGCCGACGACATGACGCTCGACGAACTCCGCGGGGAGATAGCCGACATCGACCACGAAATCGTCGAACTCATCGCCCGGCGGACGTACGTCGCCGACACGGTGGCGCAGGTAAAAGACGAGCGCGACCTGCCGACGACCGACGAGGGACAGGAGGACGTCGTGATGGACCGCGCCGGCGAGAACGCAGAGCGGTTCGACGTGGACTCGAACCTCGTGAAGGCCATCTTCCGCCTGCTCATCGAGTTGAACAAAGTCGAGCAAAGAGAAAATAGGTAG
- a CDS encoding shikimate kinase: MHGRAVALGAGTILNALSTGFGSAFAIDAETSATVELDDSGAVTGSVAEDVDADTRLIERCVELAAERYGEEEREYGGTVRTESDVPMAAGLKSSSAAANATVLATADALGADPDRTEACRLGVRAARDAGVTVTGAFDDASASMLGGATVTNNDGDELLSRDPVEWDVLVWTPEERAYSADADAAACANVAPMAELVAELALEGRYAEAMTVNGLAFSAALGFSADPAVEAMPHAAGVSLSGTGPSVVAVADRDAADDPLGRVRDRWAERDGETWRTTTRNDGARVR, encoded by the coding sequence ATGCACGGCCGCGCAGTCGCACTCGGAGCGGGGACGATTCTGAACGCCCTCTCGACGGGGTTCGGGTCGGCCTTCGCCATCGACGCCGAGACGAGCGCCACCGTCGAACTCGACGACTCCGGGGCGGTCACCGGGTCCGTCGCGGAGGACGTCGACGCCGATACCCGCCTCATCGAGCGGTGCGTCGAACTCGCGGCCGAGCGGTACGGCGAGGAGGAACGGGAGTACGGCGGAACGGTCCGCACGGAGAGCGACGTGCCGATGGCCGCCGGTCTGAAGAGTTCCAGCGCCGCCGCGAACGCGACGGTGCTGGCGACGGCGGACGCCCTCGGCGCGGACCCGGATAGAACGGAGGCGTGTCGACTCGGCGTGCGGGCCGCCCGCGACGCTGGCGTCACCGTCACCGGAGCGTTCGACGACGCCTCCGCGTCGATGCTCGGCGGCGCGACGGTGACGAACAACGACGGGGACGAACTGCTCTCGCGGGACCCCGTCGAGTGGGACGTGCTCGTCTGGACGCCCGAGGAGCGCGCCTACAGCGCCGACGCCGACGCGGCGGCCTGCGCGAACGTCGCCCCGATGGCCGAACTCGTCGCCGAATTAGCGTTAGAAGGGCGATACGCCGAGGCGATGACGGTCAACGGCCTCGCGTTCTCGGCGGCGCTCGGGTTCTCCGCCGACCCCGCCGTCGAGGCGATGCCGCACGCCGCGGGCGTCTCCCTCTCCGGCACCGGTCCGAGCGTCGTCGCCGTCGCCGACCGGGACGCCGCCGACGACCCCTTGGGGAGAGTTCGCGACCGATGGGCCGAACGAGACGGCGAGACGTGGCGGACGACGACACGGAACGACGGAGCACGCGTACGATGA
- a CDS encoding DUF5796 family protein: MSARNDVAPSTLGVELLDHGVQVEYLDGRTTLYRGVPEAVTGTLTTAPGRETHVLVTDPTETEGVMMYVNDLKTDDDILEASGVGRVVLDADEEEELFPGVRVRRTKSMRTEIEADPEVARGRVFVFEEDDWAETSYEFVTDAENEGESESE; this comes from the coding sequence ATGAGCGCGCGAAACGACGTGGCGCCGAGCACCCTCGGCGTCGAACTGCTCGACCACGGCGTGCAGGTCGAGTACCTCGACGGCCGGACGACCCTCTACCGCGGCGTGCCGGAGGCGGTCACCGGGACGCTCACCACCGCGCCGGGCAGGGAGACGCACGTCCTCGTGACCGACCCCACCGAGACGGAGGGCGTGATGATGTACGTGAACGACCTGAAAACCGACGACGACATCCTCGAAGCCAGCGGCGTCGGTCGGGTCGTCCTCGACGCGGACGAGGAGGAGGAACTGTTCCCGGGCGTCCGCGTCCGCCGGACGAAGAGCATGCGCACCGAAATCGAGGCCGACCCGGAGGTGGCCCGCGGCCGCGTGTTCGTCTTCGAGGAGGACGACTGGGCGGAAACCTCCTACGAGTTCGTGACCGACGCCGAAAACGAAGGCGAAAGCGAAAGCGAGTGA
- a CDS encoding DUF7508 domain-containing protein — protein MALRKRWKPLERKTVGSVPDAYGVVEFGDGDGDVLRAAAGFLPDELREELSYGEAAQVRWKRAQSRDHAERLLEEL, from the coding sequence ATGGCGCTCCGAAAGCGCTGGAAGCCGCTGGAACGGAAGACCGTCGGGTCGGTCCCCGACGCCTACGGCGTCGTCGAGTTCGGAGACGGCGACGGGGACGTGCTCCGCGCCGCCGCGGGCTTCCTGCCCGACGAACTCCGCGAGGAACTCTCCTATGGGGAGGCCGCGCAGGTGCGCTGGAAGCGCGCGCAGTCGCGCGACCACGCCGAACGACTGCTCGAAGAGTTGTAA
- a CDS encoding DUF7128 family protein: MVSTTQRDGTTWYRCEECEMLFDSESDAETHEENCDGEDDTPSYLQ; encoded by the coding sequence ATGGTCTCCACGACGCAGAGGGACGGAACGACGTGGTACCGGTGTGAGGAGTGCGAAATGCTGTTCGACTCGGAGTCAGACGCCGAGACGCACGAGGAGAACTGCGACGGCGAGGACGACACCCCCTCGTATCTGCAGTGA